From a single Syngnathus scovelli strain Florida chromosome 2, RoL_Ssco_1.2, whole genome shotgun sequence genomic region:
- the LOC125988446 gene encoding prickle-like protein 2 isoform X1, giving the protein MSLEMEKTITKLMYDFQRNSTSDDDSGCALEEYAWVPPGLSPEQVHQYYNSLPEEKVPYINSPGEKFRIKQLLHQLPPHDNEVRYCNSLEEEEKRELKLFSNQRKKDNLGRGNVRPFPLTINGGICDKCGGQLKGGDIVVFAARAGHGKWWHPNCFVCCMCEEMLVDLIYFYQDGKLYCGRHHAERLKPRCCACDEIIFADECTEAEGRHWHMKHFCCYECETTLGGQRYIMKDGRPHCCNCFESLYAEYCDACGEHIGIDQGQMTYDGQHWHATEECFCCAHCKRSLLGRPFLPKQGQIFCSRSCSAGQDPDESDSSDSAFQSARSRESRHSTKIGKKERRNAEQERRNVETRHSAPPPMPDRLSVEIDPLTVQMDRLSVSASQTPSRTPNRTPSRTPSRTPSRAPSLNQVWMSRDDPYVPGAFEGPQRESSPTPTSVHLLGQCNARQGYNPNANVHPPAQSPANPGKRPDSWGKEQGNSKRTPMAALRGHSFNDNWIHHSQDEFRPNKLRTQMSFNEMSSQNQGFPDKRSISLHGFQRDGRPPLTRRNPINAMSFNEPLTPLEQTPRGSMDSITVSNATAGNSLDGVTKRQENLSRFSMPDLSKDSGVNVSEKSNMGTLSSSVQFHSTESLSSSRPFNNNMYTPHRVGYPLQYWDGPQPLAFDGKGRVGVMGSSGNLRMAPMSDRMPRRLISGQELASQKQQAQPRRRKHHRGQHRSARHHKRSRRSRSDNALHLVADRPAQMAEPPYHRVQEDYDRFPSGHAARELFGPESSGCRQQPHRPCPRTTSDLTLQNAGWQPVGLGGPCWGDGYMEAADPWCSSCSSSSESEENEGYFMGEPIPRPVPLCYINNEELRHRYSPSGMGAHHGPLHGPIHGQLHARQRRKSKNCIIS; this is encoded by the exons ATGTCTCTGGAGATGGAGAAGACCATCACCAAGCTGATGTACGACTTTCAGAGGAACTCAACCTCTGATGATGACTCCGGCTGCGCTTTAGAGGAATACGCTTGGGTCCCGCCCGGCCTCAGTCCGGAACAG GTGCATCAGTATTACAACTCTCTACCAGAAGAGAAAGTCCCGTACATTAACAGCCCCGGGGAGAAATTCCGCATCAAACAACTGCTGCATCAGTTGCCACCGCATGACAACGAG GTGCGTTATTGTAACTCCTTGGAAGAGGAAGAGAAAAGAGAACTGAAGCTGTTCAGCAACCAACGCAAGAAGGACAACCTGGGGAGAGGCAACGTCCGGCCTTTCCCCTTAACCATTAACGGGGGCATCTGCGATAAG TGCGGTGGTCAGTTAAAGGGAGGCGACATCGTGGTGTTTGCCGCCAGGGCGGGTCACGGAAAATGGTGGCACCCGAATTGCTTTGTCTGCTGCATGTGCGAGGAAATGTTGGTGGATCTCATCTACTTCTACCAGGACGGCAAGCTCTACTGTGGTCGGCACCACGCCGAGAGACTGAAGCCCCGCTGCTGCGCCTGTGATGAG ATCATCTTCGCTGATGAATGCACTGAGGCGGAGGGGAGACACTGGCACATGAAGCACTTCTGCTGCTACGAGTGCGAGACCACCCTGGGGGGTCAGCGCTACATCATGAAGGACGGCCGGCCGCATTGCTGCAACTGCTTCGAGTCCCTTTACGCAGAGTACTGCGACGCGTGCGGGGAACATATAG GCATTGACCAAGGCCAGATGACGTACGACGGACAGCACTGGCACGCAACTGAAGAATGTTTTTGTTGTGCTCACTGCAAACGTTCTCTGCTCGGTCGTCCCTTCCTGCCAAAGCAGGGACAGATCTTCTGTTCACGGTCCTGCAGCGCTGGACAG GATCCGGATGAGTCTGATTCGTCCGACTCCGCTTTCCAGAGCGCCCGATCCCGTGAATCTCGCCACAGCACCAAGATTGGTAAAAAAGAGCGCAGGAATGCCGAGCAGGAACGGAGGAACGTCGAGACCCGCCATTCAGCTCCGCCACCCATGCCTGACCGTCTGTCGGTTGAAATCGATCCACTGACCGTTCAGATGGATCGCTTAAGCGTATCGGCCAGCCAGACTCCGAGCAGGACGCCGAACCGCACTCCCAGCCGCACACCGAGCCGTACTCCGAGTCGGGCCCCGAGCCTTAACCAGGTGTGGATGAGCAGAGATGACCCTTATGTCCCTGGTGCCTTTGAGGGACCCCAGCGAGAATCCTCCCCCACCCCGACATCCGTTCATCTTTTGGGTCAGTGTAACGCCAGGCAGGGCTACAATCCCAACGCAAATGTTCATCCTCCAGCCCAGAGTCCCGCCAACCCAGGAAAGAGGCCTGATTCCTGGGGGAAAGAGCAAGGCAATTCAAAGAGGACACCTATGGCTGCTCTAAGGGGGCACTCCTTCAACGATAACTGGATCCACCACAGCCAGGATGAGTTCAGACCTAACAAGCTACGCACCCAAATGAGTTTCAACGAGATGTCGAGCCAGAACCAAGGATTCCCTGACAAGAGGAGCATTAGCCTTCACGGATTTCAGAGAGACGGAAGGCCCCCACTAACCAGACGGAACCCGATCAATGCCATGAGCTTCAATGAGCCGCTGACTCCATTGGAACAGACACCCCGTGGCTCCATGGATTCCATCACTGTGTCGAATGCTACAG CAGGCAATTCTCTGGATGGGGTCACCAAGCGTCAGGAGAATTTATCCAGGTTCTCCATGCCTGATCTGAGCAAGGATTCGGGAGTAAATGTGTCTGAAAAGAGCAACATGGGAACTCTTAGCTCTTCGGTCCAGTTCCACAGCACGGAGTCTCTGTCCTCTTCTCGTCCCTTTAACAACAACATGTACACCCCGCACAGGGTGGGCTACCCACTGCAGTACTGGGATGGCCCACAGCCCCTGGCTTTTGACGGCAAAGGTCGTGTCGGGGTGATGGGCAGCAGCGGCAACTTGCGAATGGCTCCCATGAGCGACAGAATGCCCCGTCGACTCATAAGCGGGCAGGAACTGGCGTCCCAGAAACAACAGGCTCAACCCAGACGTCGCAAACACCATCGAGGGCAGCACCGCAGCGCCCGCCACCACAAACGCTCCCGGCGCTCCCGTTCGGACAACGCCCTGCACCTGGTGGCTGACCGACCGGCTCAAATGGCGGAGCCGCCGTACCATCGCGTCCAGGAGGATTACGACCGCTTCCCTTCGGGTCACGCCGCCCGGGAGCTGTTCGGCCCGGAGTCCAGCGGGTGCCGACAGCAGCCCCACCGACCGTGTCCCCGCACCACTTCTGATCTCACCCTGCAAAACGCTGGCTGGCAACCTGTCGGACTGGGCGGGCCATGCTGGGGCGATGGCTACATGGAAGCCGCGGACCCCTGGTGCTCCAgctgctcctcttcctccgaATCGGAGGAGAACGAGGGCTACTTCATGGGCGAACCCATCCCTCGGCCCGTGCCGCTGTGCTACATCAACAACGAGGAGCTACGCCATCGCTACAGCCCCTCTGGAATGGGCGCCCACCACGGACCACTGCACGGACCCATTCACGGCCAGCTGCACGCCCGGCAGAGGAGGAAGAGCAAAAACTGCATCATTTCATAA
- the LOC125988446 gene encoding prickle-like protein 2 isoform X2, with amino-acid sequence MSLEMEKTITKLMYDFQRNSTSDDDSGCALEEYAWVPPGLSPEQVHQYYNSLPEEKVPYINSPGEKFRIKQLLHQLPPHDNEVRYCNSLEEEEKRELKLFSNQRKKDNLGRGNVRPFPLTINGGICDKCGGQLKGGDIVVFAARAGHGKWWHPNCFVCCMCEEMLVDLIYFYQDGKLYCGRHHAERLKPRCCACDEIIFADECTEAEGRHWHMKHFCCYECETTLGGQRYIMKDGRPHCCNCFESLYAEYCDACGEHIGIDQGQMTYDGQHWHATEECFCCAHCKRSLLGRPFLPKQGQIFCSRSCSAGQDPDESDSSDSAFQSARSRESRHSTKIGKKERRNAEQERRNVETRHSAPPPMPDRLSVEIDPLTVQMDRLSVSASQTPSRTPNRTPSRTPSRTPSRAPSLNQVWMSRDDPYVPGAFEGPQRESSPTPTSVHLLGQCNARQGYNPNANVHPPAQSPANPGKRPDSWGKEQGNSKRTPMAALRGHSFNDNWIHHSQDEFRPNKLRTQMSFNEMSSQNQGFPDKRSISLHGFQRDGRPPLTRRNPINAMSFNEPLTPLEQTPRGSMDSITVSNATGNSLDGVTKRQENLSRFSMPDLSKDSGVNVSEKSNMGTLSSSVQFHSTESLSSSRPFNNNMYTPHRVGYPLQYWDGPQPLAFDGKGRVGVMGSSGNLRMAPMSDRMPRRLISGQELASQKQQAQPRRRKHHRGQHRSARHHKRSRRSRSDNALHLVADRPAQMAEPPYHRVQEDYDRFPSGHAARELFGPESSGCRQQPHRPCPRTTSDLTLQNAGWQPVGLGGPCWGDGYMEAADPWCSSCSSSSESEENEGYFMGEPIPRPVPLCYINNEELRHRYSPSGMGAHHGPLHGPIHGQLHARQRRKSKNCIIS; translated from the exons ATGTCTCTGGAGATGGAGAAGACCATCACCAAGCTGATGTACGACTTTCAGAGGAACTCAACCTCTGATGATGACTCCGGCTGCGCTTTAGAGGAATACGCTTGGGTCCCGCCCGGCCTCAGTCCGGAACAG GTGCATCAGTATTACAACTCTCTACCAGAAGAGAAAGTCCCGTACATTAACAGCCCCGGGGAGAAATTCCGCATCAAACAACTGCTGCATCAGTTGCCACCGCATGACAACGAG GTGCGTTATTGTAACTCCTTGGAAGAGGAAGAGAAAAGAGAACTGAAGCTGTTCAGCAACCAACGCAAGAAGGACAACCTGGGGAGAGGCAACGTCCGGCCTTTCCCCTTAACCATTAACGGGGGCATCTGCGATAAG TGCGGTGGTCAGTTAAAGGGAGGCGACATCGTGGTGTTTGCCGCCAGGGCGGGTCACGGAAAATGGTGGCACCCGAATTGCTTTGTCTGCTGCATGTGCGAGGAAATGTTGGTGGATCTCATCTACTTCTACCAGGACGGCAAGCTCTACTGTGGTCGGCACCACGCCGAGAGACTGAAGCCCCGCTGCTGCGCCTGTGATGAG ATCATCTTCGCTGATGAATGCACTGAGGCGGAGGGGAGACACTGGCACATGAAGCACTTCTGCTGCTACGAGTGCGAGACCACCCTGGGGGGTCAGCGCTACATCATGAAGGACGGCCGGCCGCATTGCTGCAACTGCTTCGAGTCCCTTTACGCAGAGTACTGCGACGCGTGCGGGGAACATATAG GCATTGACCAAGGCCAGATGACGTACGACGGACAGCACTGGCACGCAACTGAAGAATGTTTTTGTTGTGCTCACTGCAAACGTTCTCTGCTCGGTCGTCCCTTCCTGCCAAAGCAGGGACAGATCTTCTGTTCACGGTCCTGCAGCGCTGGACAG GATCCGGATGAGTCTGATTCGTCCGACTCCGCTTTCCAGAGCGCCCGATCCCGTGAATCTCGCCACAGCACCAAGATTGGTAAAAAAGAGCGCAGGAATGCCGAGCAGGAACGGAGGAACGTCGAGACCCGCCATTCAGCTCCGCCACCCATGCCTGACCGTCTGTCGGTTGAAATCGATCCACTGACCGTTCAGATGGATCGCTTAAGCGTATCGGCCAGCCAGACTCCGAGCAGGACGCCGAACCGCACTCCCAGCCGCACACCGAGCCGTACTCCGAGTCGGGCCCCGAGCCTTAACCAGGTGTGGATGAGCAGAGATGACCCTTATGTCCCTGGTGCCTTTGAGGGACCCCAGCGAGAATCCTCCCCCACCCCGACATCCGTTCATCTTTTGGGTCAGTGTAACGCCAGGCAGGGCTACAATCCCAACGCAAATGTTCATCCTCCAGCCCAGAGTCCCGCCAACCCAGGAAAGAGGCCTGATTCCTGGGGGAAAGAGCAAGGCAATTCAAAGAGGACACCTATGGCTGCTCTAAGGGGGCACTCCTTCAACGATAACTGGATCCACCACAGCCAGGATGAGTTCAGACCTAACAAGCTACGCACCCAAATGAGTTTCAACGAGATGTCGAGCCAGAACCAAGGATTCCCTGACAAGAGGAGCATTAGCCTTCACGGATTTCAGAGAGACGGAAGGCCCCCACTAACCAGACGGAACCCGATCAATGCCATGAGCTTCAATGAGCCGCTGACTCCATTGGAACAGACACCCCGTGGCTCCATGGATTCCATCACTGTGTCGAATGCTACAG GCAATTCTCTGGATGGGGTCACCAAGCGTCAGGAGAATTTATCCAGGTTCTCCATGCCTGATCTGAGCAAGGATTCGGGAGTAAATGTGTCTGAAAAGAGCAACATGGGAACTCTTAGCTCTTCGGTCCAGTTCCACAGCACGGAGTCTCTGTCCTCTTCTCGTCCCTTTAACAACAACATGTACACCCCGCACAGGGTGGGCTACCCACTGCAGTACTGGGATGGCCCACAGCCCCTGGCTTTTGACGGCAAAGGTCGTGTCGGGGTGATGGGCAGCAGCGGCAACTTGCGAATGGCTCCCATGAGCGACAGAATGCCCCGTCGACTCATAAGCGGGCAGGAACTGGCGTCCCAGAAACAACAGGCTCAACCCAGACGTCGCAAACACCATCGAGGGCAGCACCGCAGCGCCCGCCACCACAAACGCTCCCGGCGCTCCCGTTCGGACAACGCCCTGCACCTGGTGGCTGACCGACCGGCTCAAATGGCGGAGCCGCCGTACCATCGCGTCCAGGAGGATTACGACCGCTTCCCTTCGGGTCACGCCGCCCGGGAGCTGTTCGGCCCGGAGTCCAGCGGGTGCCGACAGCAGCCCCACCGACCGTGTCCCCGCACCACTTCTGATCTCACCCTGCAAAACGCTGGCTGGCAACCTGTCGGACTGGGCGGGCCATGCTGGGGCGATGGCTACATGGAAGCCGCGGACCCCTGGTGCTCCAgctgctcctcttcctccgaATCGGAGGAGAACGAGGGCTACTTCATGGGCGAACCCATCCCTCGGCCCGTGCCGCTGTGCTACATCAACAACGAGGAGCTACGCCATCGCTACAGCCCCTCTGGAATGGGCGCCCACCACGGACCACTGCACGGACCCATTCACGGCCAGCTGCACGCCCGGCAGAGGAGGAAGAGCAAAAACTGCATCATTTCATAA